The genomic DNA AGTGGGCGAACGATTGGGGCCGGCGCCGGGCGGTCAAGGAGCCGCTGCACAAGTACCTGCTGCCCGACGGCGAGCGGCGGGTGCGGGTCCAGCCGGACGGCCTGCCGTCGCACACGGTGTTCAATCTGGTCGACCGGTGGCCCGAATACGCGCTGCTCGAGGCGGAACTGAAAACGGGTCGCACCCATCAGATACGCGTCCATCTGGCTCATCTGGGGCTGCCGATCGTCGGCGACGCGAAGTATGGCGATTTCGCGCTGAACAAGGCGCTGGCGCGCGCGAATGCCATGCCGGGCATCAAGCGCATGTTTTTGCATGCGTACCGGCTCAAGATCACGCATCCGGCGACTGGCGAGACGCTGCAGTTTCAGGCGCCGCTACCCGACGAGTGCCGGCGCTTTATTACACAGCTTGCCGAGCTAAACGGGCAAAATCCCTCCCGCACCTCCTCTAATAACGAGACGCACACGCATGGCTCGACAGCAATTTGATCTGATCGTTTTCGATTGGGACGGCACGCTGATGGATTCGACCGCGCATATCGCGCGCAGCATTCAGGCCGCTTGCCGCGACCTGGGGCTGCCGGTGCCGGCCACCGAGGCAGCGAGCTACGTGATCGGCCTCGGCCTGCGCGACGCGCTGCAAATTGCCGCGCCGACCCTGGACCCGGCCGACTACCCGCGGCTGGCCGAGCGCTATCGCTTTCATTTCCTCGTGAAAGACCAGACCACCGAGCTTTTCGAGGGCGCGCGCGAGCTGCTGGCCGAACTGCGCGACACCGGTTATCTGCTTGCGATCGCGACCGGCAAGAGCCGCGTCGGCCTGAACCGCGCGCTCGATCAGGTGCGTCTGACGAGCCTCTTCGACGGCACGCGCTGTGCCGACGAAACCTTCTCGAAGCCGCACCCGGCCATGCTGCACGAGCTGACGCGCGAGCTTGGCCAGGACCCGGCGCGCACGGTCATGATCGGCGACACGACGCACGACCTGCAAATGGCCTCGAATGCGGGCGTGGCCGGCATCGGCGTCGCTTACGGCGCGCATCCGGCCGACTCGCTATCGGCTTTCGGTCCGCAATACATCGCTGAAAGCATCGGTTCGCTGTCCGACTGGTTGCGCGAGCACGCATGATGAGCGGCACGGATAGCGGATCGGCCGAACCCGTGCGCGTGTGCGCATCCGACGAACTCGTCGACGGCGGCGTCGGCATACGGCGCGATGCGACCTGTGGCGACGGTAACGTCGTTGTATTCTTCGTGCGCTACGATGGCACCGCATACGGCTACCTGAACCGCTGCGCGCACGTGCCGATGGAGCTCGACTGGGTCGAAGGTCAGTTCTTCGAATCGTCGGGCTTATACTTGATGTGCTCGACGCACGGCGCGATCTACGCGCCGGATACGGGGAAATGCGTCGGTGGTCCGTGCCGTGGCGGGAGATTGCGTGCGGTGCGGGTCGAAGAGCGCGAAACGCCTGAAGGGCGCGCGGTATTCTGGCTGCCGGACGGCGAGCTTCGGCCGCTGGGCCTGGACCGCTGAGTTTGGACAGATGCGCGTCGGAACCCGGCGCGCCTTGACCATTCCTCAATCAATTCCCGGAACAACAATCCAATCGATGCAGGCGGCAACGCATGTCTGACAATCTCACTCCCGATTCCAATGAAGCGAACAAGTCCGCCGAGCGCAAGCCGGCGGGCGGCAACGAGCCCGGCTGGGAGCGCGCCGCGCTCGAACGCATCGCGCTCGCCGCGATCGCCGAGCAGCGCGCGGCGCGGCGCTGGCGCATCTTCTTCCGCTTTGTGTTTCTCGCGTTTCTCATCGGCATCGGCTGGGGCGTTTTCGATCTGACGGGCGACCATGTCGCCGCGACCGGACGTCATACCGCGCTCGTTTCGCTCGAAGGCGAGATCTCGTCGGATACCAACGCGAGCGCCGAAGACATCAACTCCGCTCTCGACGATGCGTTCGAAGACGCCGGCACCGCGGGCGTCGTCCTGCGTTGCAATAGCCCGGGCGGCAGCCCCGTGCAGGCGGGCATTATCTATAGCGAAATCCGGCGCCTGCGCAGCAAGCATCCGTCGATTCCGCTGTATGTCGTGGTCGGCGATATGTGCGCGTCGGGCGGCTACTATGCGGCCGCCGCGGCGGACAAGATCTACGTCGACAAGGCGAGCATCGTCGGCTCGATCGGCGTGCTGATGGACGGTTTCGGCTTTACCGGCTTGATGGACAAGCTCGGCGTCCAGCGGCGTCTGCACACGTCTGGCGAAAACAAGGGTTTCTTCGATCCGTTCTCGCCCGAGACGCCGAAGATGGACGCGCATGCGCAGCAGATGCTCGACCAGATTCACGCGCAATTCATCGATGCGGTGCGCCAGGGCCGCGGCAAACGGCTGCATGAAACGCCGGACATCTTCTCGGGCCTCTTCTGGACCGGCGAGAAAAGCGTCGAACTCGGACTCGCGGATGGCTTCGGCGATACCGACTACGTCGCGCGCGAGATCATCAAGGCGCCCGACGTGGTCGATTACACGGTGAAGGAAAGCATCACCGACCGCGTCGCGCGCAAGTTCGGCGCGGCGGTCGGCAGCGCGGCGATTCACGCGATGATTGCCGGCGGGAAGCTGAATTTGCGGTGAGGTGTGGCGGGCAATGCGCGCGTGCGGCTTGTGCCGCCCGTCGCCCGTCGCATGCCGCATGCCGCATGCGGAGCGTGATGCCGCGTGGCGTCGCGCTTGCCGCCTTCGTCGCCAGGATTTATATCGCCAGCAGCAGGAAAATCGCCGGCCGCTTATGCAGATCGGGCGCCGGCTTCTTCTTCCAGTCACTGACCGCGCGGCTTACGATCGTTTCGCTCGCGAGTGTCAGATCGACTGCGACACAGATCAGCGTCGACGGCGCGCAGGACGCGAGCAGCGTGTCGAGCAGGGCGCGATTGCGATACGGCGTTTCGATAAAAATCTGCGTCTGCTTTGCCTTGCGCGACTGCTGCTCGAGTTCGCGCAAGCGCTTCGCGCGCTCGCCCGCATCGACCGGCAAATAGCCGTGAAAGGCGAAGCTCTGGCCGTTCAGGCCCGACGCCATCAACGCCAGCAGAATCGAGCTCGGGCCCACGAACGGCACAACCTTGACGCCGCGCTCGTGCGCGCGCCGCACGAGCAGCGCGCCCGGGTCGGCGACGGCAGGGCAGCCGGCTTCCGATACGAGCCCCGCGTCGGTGCCCGCGAGAATCGGCGCGAGCAGGCGGTCGATTTCACCGGCGGGTGTGTTCACGTTGAGTTCGCGAATCTCGATTTCCTGGATCGGCCGCTCGGTACCGACTTTCTTCAGGAAGGCGCGCGTGGTCTTCGCGTTTTCGCCGATGTAGTAGCCGAGCGTGGCGGCGCGTGCGCGGACCGGCGCGGGAAGCACGGCGTCGAGCGCGTCGGCGTCGCCGTCGCCGAGCGTGTTCGGGATCAGATAGAGCACGCCGCTCATGGCGCCCCCCAGAGCGGATAGCCCGCCGCGAGCAGCATGCCCGACAGCGCGATCAGCGGCAGGCCGATCAGCGCGGTCGGGTCGTTCGATTCGATCGCTTCGATCAGCGTGATGCCGAGTCCTTCCGCTTTCGCGCTGCCTGCGACGTCGTACGGTGTTTCGGCGCGCAGATAGGCGTCGAGCGCGGCGTCGGGCAGCGTCCGGAAGCGCACGCGGGTCATGACATCGATGCGCTGCGCATCTTGCGAGCGGCTGTCGAAGAGGCAAAGCGCACTGTGGAACAGCACTTCGCGACCGCGCATCGCTTTCAGTTGTGCAAGCGCTTTTTCATGGGTGCCGGGCTTGCCGATCTGCAAGTCGTCGAAGGTCGCGACCTGGTCGGAGCCGATGATGAGCGCATTGTCCGCGTCGGCGAGGCCAGCCGCGACCGCGCGCGCTTTGGCTTCGGCGAGGCGCAGCGCGGTGGCTTGCGGGCTTTCGCCGGCCTGCGGGGTTTCGTCGATGTCCGGCACAGCGACATCGAATGGAATGCGCAGGCGTTCGAGCAGCGCGCGGCGATAGCGCGAACTTGACGCGAGAATCAGGCGGGGTGGGCTTTTGAGGGGTTCCGGCATGGTGGAAAACGGGTTTTGAAAGGTGGTCTGCGTGCGGCGTCGTATACCGGGCCTTAAGTGTTTGACTCGAAAAGACAAAACGGATATAGTTTTGGGCTTTTCTAGCGGTGGCTTCTGCGGGTAGCGGTACGCGATCGGCAGGCCCCTCGCCGGGGGGCGCAGGCGGAAGCCGGCAAACGCGGCAGCAAGCGCGGAAGCAAGCGCAGAATCAAATGCAGTCGCAAACGCGCAGTAACAAGGCAGCAGTAACAAACCGCGGCGGCAAAACGCAGCAGGCAGGGGACGCACATGACGCATTCGACTCAGCACAAAGGCACGCCCGCTCCCGTCGATCCGCGGCAACTCGATCTGTTCGAGTTTGCACGTAGCGGGCGGCAATTCGCCGGTGTCGTGCGCGTTTCGCAACTGCCGCGCATGTTAAACGAAGTCCCGGCGGACGCGCCAGCAGACCAGCGCGATACCACGTTCACCTGGCAAGCCGAAGGATCGACGCAGCCGGAATTGCAGGACGACGGTACCGAAGGTCCGCAGCCGTATCTGCGGCTCGCGGTTCACGGTAGTGCGTGGCTCGAATGTCAGCGCTGCCTGGCACCGTACGAGCAGGCATTCAATGTCGATGCGATTTATCGCATCGTCGGCACTGAAGCGGAAGCTGAAGAGTTTCCGCTCGATGAAGATGAAGTCGATGTGATCGTGGGCTCGCGCCAGTTCGATCTCGTCGAGTTGATAGAAGAAGAATTGCTGTTGTCGTTGCCGCTCGTGCCGAAGCACGAAATCTGTCCCGACGTGCACGAGAGTCTGACCTCGGGCGCAGCCGGTACCGAAGGCAGCGACGAGCAGGATGAAGCAGACGAAAAAGGCGGCGCCGAGCCGGACCGGCCGAATCCGTTTGCGGTGCTGCAAGGCCTGAAATCAAAGGGCCCGGATGGGTCCGATGATGGATCGGACGACGGGTCTGATAATTCAGGCGGCAAGCATTGAACAGGTTGCAGGGGTAGCGCGAGGCGAGCCATGAGGCGGACCGGTTAGCGGACCCGCCAGTGGCGGTCGCGACATCGCGCTGTGTTAGAATTCGGAAAATTTTCAGGAGTTATCATGGCAGTTCAACAGAACAAGAAGTCGCCGTCGAAGCGTGGCATGCACCGTTCGCACGATTTCCTCAACACGGCGCCGCTCGCAGTTGAGCCGAGCACGGGTGAAGTGCATCTGCGTCACCACATCAGCCCGAACGGCTACTACCGCGGCAAGAAAGTCGTCAAGACGAAGAACGACTAATCGGCGAGAGCGTGTTGCGCCCTTTCACAGGCGTTGCGCGCGGCGGTCGGTTCGTCGCTGCCGGTTCCGCGGCTGCGGTTCATACTGCGGCCACTGCAGCGGATTCAACGATTAGGTTGTTCAGTACCGGCTTGACGAACACTCGCCTGACATTTTCCCGGCACACCGAAGAGGCGGCATTCACTTGCCGCTTTTTTGTGTCTGAAATTCGTCGCACTCGATGACTGTAAAACTCACGATCGATTGCATGGGTGGCGACCACGGCCCGTCCGTGACCGTCCCCGCTGCCGTCAACTTCGTTCGCTCGCATCCCGACGCGCAGCTGATGCTGGTCGGCATCGAGAGCGCGATCCGCGCGCAACTGAAGAAACTGAAGGCCGTGAACGAACCGGCGCTCACAGTCGTGCCGGCGAGCGAGATCGTCGCCATGGACGATCCGGTCGAGGTCGCGCTGCGCAAAAAGAAAGATTCTTCGATGCGCGTCGCGCTCAACCGCGTGAAGGAAGACGACGCGCAGGCCTGCATTTCCGCCGGCAACACCGGCGCGCTGATGGCCGTGTCCCGCTACGTGCTGAAAACGCTGCCCGGCATCGAGCGTCCGGCGATCGCGTTCGCTTTGCCGAACCCGACCGGCTACACGATGATGCTCGACCTCGGCGCGAACGTCGATTGCGAACCGCAGCATCTGCTGCAGTTTGCCGAGATGGGCCACGCGCTCGTGTCCGCGCTCGAAGGCAAGGATCGTCCGACCATCGGTCTCCTGAACATCGGCGAAGAGATGATCAAGGGCAACGAGACGATCAAGCGCGCAGGCGAGTTGCTGCGCGCGAGCACGCTGAATTTCCGCGGCAACGTCGAAGGCGACGACATCTATAAGGGAACGACCGATGTGATCGTCTGCGACGGTTTCGTCGGCAACGTTGCGTTGAAGACGTCGGAAGGCCTCGCGCAGATGCTCTCCAACATCATCAAGGAAGAGTTCGGCCGCTCGTGGCTCACGAAAGTGATGGCCGTGCTCGCGCTGCCGGTGCTGTTGCGTTTCAAGAAGCGCGTCGATCATCGGCAATACAACGGCGCGGCGCTGCTCGGCTTGCGCAGCCTTGTGATCAAAAGCCACGGTTCCGCAGACGCTTATGCGTTTGAGTGGGCTATCAAACGCGGGTATGATGCCGTCAAAAATGGCGTGCTCGACCGCCTGGCGAGCGCGATGGAGGAGAACGCCGGTTCCCTCGAACAGGCGACGCATACGGCACAAGCGGCACGAGCCGTGGGCGGCGCAGGCGATGCAGCGGCGGTAGCTGCGGCGGGCGTGTCAGCTTCATCCGATTCCGATCCGGCCAGTGCCGGAAAGCCGACCCGCGAGCCGACCCCTGAGCCGACACCAGCCGATCCGGCGAACCCCGCCAGCTCGTCTGCCGGCGCAGTCGGCTCTGACGGTCCCGCTTCCGGTCCGGCTTCGGATCCTGTCGCAGGCCGTACAGGTCGTGCCGGGCCCTACGCCGCATCTTCCTCGAAGGCATAATGGCGCAATCCACTATTTACTCCCGCGTGCTCGGCACCGGCAGTTATCTGCCGCCGCAACGCGTCTCCAACCAGCAACTGGCTGATCGACTCGCGAAGCAGGGCATCGAAACGAGCGATGAATGGATCGTCGCCCGCACGGGCATCCACGCACGCCACTTCGCTGAACCCGACGTGACGACGAGCGACCTCTCGCTGTTCGCGTCGCAACGCGCGATCGAAGCCGCCGATGTCGATCCTCAGTCGATCGATCTCATCATCGTCGCGACCTCGACACCCGATTTCGTGTTTCCGAGCACCGCGTGTCTGCTGCAGAACAAGCTCGGCATCAGGAACAATGGCGCCGCGTTCGACGTGCAGGCCGTGTGCTCGGGCTTCGCGTACGCCGTCGCGACAGCGGACAGCTTTATCCGCAGCGGCCAGCATCGCACCGCGCTCGTCGTCGGTGCGGAGACGTTCTCGCGCATTCTCGATTTCAACGATCGCACCACGTGCGTGCTGTTCGGCGATGGAGCGGGCGCGGTCGTGCTGCAGGCATCGAACGAGCCGGGCGTGCTCGCGAACGCGCTGCACGCGGACGGCAGCTACTCGAACATTCTGTGCACGCCGGGCAATGTGAACGGCGGCGTCGTGTCGGGCAGTGCTTTCCTGCATATGGACGGCCAGGCGGTGTTCAAGCTCGCGGTCGGCGTGCTCGAAAAAGTCGCGGTCGAAGCGCTCGAAAAAGCGAACCTCAAAGCCGAAGAAGTCGACTGGCTGATTCCGCATCAGGCCAATATCCGCATCATGCAAAGCACGTGCCGCAAGCTCGGCCTGCCGCAGGAGCGGATGATCGTCACCGTGCACGAGCATGGCAATACGTCGGCGGCTTCGATCCCGCTCGCACTCGACGTCGCCGTGCGCGACGGCCGTATCAAGCGCGGCCATACCGTGCTGATCGAAGGCGTCGGCGGCGGCTTTACATGGGGCGCTTCGGTGATCCGTTTCTGACGGCCGGCGGTTCCTGTGGCTGTCTTTCCTATGACGGCGGCGGAACTGCGCTGCTTGTGCGTCGCGAATGTGCCGCCTGCAAGCGCAGCAGAGCAAATGCCGCTCGTCGCGCATAGCACAGGAGCCCGCACACACGAACGACAGCGTCGCGCCTGGCGCCGCGCACATCTGAATTCATCGATTTTGGGGGCGATATGAAATTTGCGTTCGTTTTTCCGGGCCAAGGCTCGCAATCGGTCGGCATGCTGAACGCGTTCGGCGATCATCCTGTTGTGCGCGAGACGGTCCAGGAAGCGTCGGACGCACTGAACCAGGACATCGGCAAGCTGATCGCCGAAGGCCCGGCAGACGATCTGAACCTCACGACGAATACGCAGCCCGTGATGCTGACCGCAGCATATGCAATTTACCGCGCGTGGCAGGCGGCCGGAGGCCCGGCACCGGCTATCGTCGCCGGCCACAGCCTCGGCGAATACACGGCGCTCGTCGCCGCCGGCGCGCTGAAGTTTCGCGACGCGGTGCCGCTCGTGCGCTTTCGCGCGCAAGCGATGCAGACCGCGGTGCCGGTCGGCGTGGGCGGTATGGCCGCGATTCTCGGCCTCGACGACGACACCGTGCGCGCCGCGTGCAGTGAAGCGTCGTCTGAAGGCACGGTCGAAGCCGTCAACTTCAATGCGCCTGCACAGGTCGTGATCGCGGGCCACAAGGCGGCGGTGGAAAAGGCGTGCGAAATCGCCAAGGCGAAAGGCGCGAAGCGCGCGCTGCCGTTGCCGGTGTCGGCGCCGTTCCATTCGTCGCTGCTCAAGCCCGCGTCCGATCAACTGCGTACGTATCTCGCAAACGTCGAAATCGAGGTGCCGACGATCTCGGTGATCAACAACGTCGACGTCGCGATCGTGCGCGAGCCGGCTGCGATCAAGGATGCGCTCGTGCGTCAGGCGGCCGGCGCCGTGCGCTGGGTCGAATGCGTGCAGACGATGGCGAAAGAGGGCGTCACGCAGGTGTTCGAATGCGGTCCGGGCAAGGTGCTTGCTGGCCTCACGAAACGCATCGACGGCAATCTCAGCGGTGCGGCCATCGTCGATCCGGCGTCGCTCGACGAAGCGCTGAAGCTCGCGAACACGTAACGGCAAAAAGAGCGCAGTCAGCACCGAACTAAGCACCGAACTAAGCACCGCAGTCAGCACAGTAGTAAGCGGCAGCCCCGCGGCAAACGAACGGCGAACGCGCCGCCGCCGCGACCGACCGGTTTAAACCGGTCGCGAACAGCAGGCAAGAGCGGAATCACAGCGGAACTAAAGCGGAATCACAGCGGAATTTCAACGATGGAAAAAACTCTCGACAAGCAGATCGCAGTGGTCACCGGCGCATCGCGCGGCATCGGCCGCGCGATCGCGCTCGAACTCGCGCGTCAGGGCGCCACCGTGGTCGGCACGGCGACCAGCGAGAGCGGCGCGCAAGCGATCACCGAAGCGTTTCGCGAAGCGAATCTGAACGGCCGCGGTGCGGTGCTCGACGTCAACGACGCCGCTGCGGTCGAAGCGCTGATCGAAGGCACGGTGAAGGAATTCGGCGCGCTCAACGTGCTTGTGAACAACGCGGGCATCACGCAGGACCAGCTCGCGATGCGCATGAAAGACGAAGACTGGGACGCGGTGCTCGACACGAACCTGAAGGCGGTGTTCCGTCTGTCGCGTGCGGTGCTGCGCCCGATGATGAAGGCGCGCGGCGGCCGCATCATCAACATCACTTCGATCGTCGGCGCATCGGGCAATCCGGGGCAGGCCAACTACGCGGCGGCGAAGGCCGGCGTGGCCGGCATGACGCGCGCGCTCGCACGCGAGATCGGCAGCCGCGGCATCACGGTGAACTGCGTCGCGCCGGGCTTTATCGATACCGACATGACGCGCGTGCTGGCCGAAGAGCAGCAGGCCGCATTGAAGGCGCAAGTGCCGCTGGGGCGTCTGGGCGCGCCGGAGGAGATCGCTTACGCGGTCGCGTTCCTCGCATCGCCGCAAGCGGCCTACATTACGGGCGTCGAATTGCACGTAAACGGCGGCATGTATATGTCGTAATCAAATTCGGTTACTATCCGCGCCGCAGCGCAGTTTCGCTCGCGCGCGGACAGAGCCTTCGCAGCAACGTGCGCGCCGTTTTTCCGCGGGGCAAACCTGATAAAATGCGCGCACCTGTATTTATGAACTTTTTTCCCTTGGAGGGGTAATGGACAACATCGAACAACGCGTTAAGAAGATCGTTGCGGAACAACTGGGCGTCGCCGAAGCGGAAATCAAGAACGAAGCCTCGTTCGTCAACGATCTCGGCGCTGATTCGCTCGATACCGTCGAACTGGTGATGGCCCTTGAAGACGAATTCGGCATGGAAATCCCGGATGAAGAAGCCGAGAAG from Paraburkholderia edwinii includes the following:
- a CDS encoding HAD-IA family hydrolase, with amino-acid sequence MARQQFDLIVFDWDGTLMDSTAHIARSIQAACRDLGLPVPATEAASYVIGLGLRDALQIAAPTLDPADYPRLAERYRFHFLVKDQTTELFEGARELLAELRDTGYLLAIATGKSRVGLNRALDQVRLTSLFDGTRCADETFSKPHPAMLHELTRELGQDPARTVMIGDTTHDLQMASNAGVAGIGVAYGAHPADSLSAFGPQYIAESIGSLSDWLREHA
- a CDS encoding Rieske (2Fe-2S) protein yields the protein MSGTDSGSAEPVRVCASDELVDGGVGIRRDATCGDGNVVVFFVRYDGTAYGYLNRCAHVPMELDWVEGQFFESSGLYLMCSTHGAIYAPDTGKCVGGPCRGGRLRAVRVEERETPEGRAVFWLPDGELRPLGLDR
- a CDS encoding S49 family peptidase — protein: MSDNLTPDSNEANKSAERKPAGGNEPGWERAALERIALAAIAEQRAARRWRIFFRFVFLAFLIGIGWGVFDLTGDHVAATGRHTALVSLEGEISSDTNASAEDINSALDDAFEDAGTAGVVLRCNSPGGSPVQAGIIYSEIRRLRSKHPSIPLYVVVGDMCASGGYYAAAAADKIYVDKASIVGSIGVLMDGFGFTGLMDKLGVQRRLHTSGENKGFFDPFSPETPKMDAHAQQMLDQIHAQFIDAVRQGRGKRLHETPDIFSGLFWTGEKSVELGLADGFGDTDYVAREIIKAPDVVDYTVKESITDRVARKFGAAVGSAAIHAMIAGGKLNLR
- a CDS encoding SAM-dependent methyltransferase, with the translated sequence MSGVLYLIPNTLGDGDADALDAVLPAPVRARAATLGYYIGENAKTTRAFLKKVGTERPIQEIEIRELNVNTPAGEIDRLLAPILAGTDAGLVSEAGCPAVADPGALLVRRAHERGVKVVPFVGPSSILLALMASGLNGQSFAFHGYLPVDAGERAKRLRELEQQSRKAKQTQIFIETPYRNRALLDTLLASCAPSTLICVAVDLTLASETIVSRAVSDWKKKPAPDLHKRPAIFLLLAI
- a CDS encoding Maf-like protein encodes the protein MPEPLKSPPRLILASSSRYRRALLERLRIPFDVAVPDIDETPQAGESPQATALRLAEAKARAVAAGLADADNALIIGSDQVATFDDLQIGKPGTHEKALAQLKAMRGREVLFHSALCLFDSRSQDAQRIDVMTRVRFRTLPDAALDAYLRAETPYDVAGSAKAEGLGITLIEAIESNDPTALIGLPLIALSGMLLAAGYPLWGAP
- a CDS encoding DUF177 domain-containing protein, with the protein product MTHSTQHKGTPAPVDPRQLDLFEFARSGRQFAGVVRVSQLPRMLNEVPADAPADQRDTTFTWQAEGSTQPELQDDGTEGPQPYLRLAVHGSAWLECQRCLAPYEQAFNVDAIYRIVGTEAEAEEFPLDEDEVDVIVGSRQFDLVELIEEELLLSLPLVPKHEICPDVHESLTSGAAGTEGSDEQDEADEKGGAEPDRPNPFAVLQGLKSKGPDGSDDGSDDGSDNSGGKH
- the rpmF gene encoding 50S ribosomal protein L32 — its product is MAVQQNKKSPSKRGMHRSHDFLNTAPLAVEPSTGEVHLRHHISPNGYYRGKKVVKTKND
- the plsX gene encoding phosphate acyltransferase PlsX codes for the protein MTVKLTIDCMGGDHGPSVTVPAAVNFVRSHPDAQLMLVGIESAIRAQLKKLKAVNEPALTVVPASEIVAMDDPVEVALRKKKDSSMRVALNRVKEDDAQACISAGNTGALMAVSRYVLKTLPGIERPAIAFALPNPTGYTMMLDLGANVDCEPQHLLQFAEMGHALVSALEGKDRPTIGLLNIGEEMIKGNETIKRAGELLRASTLNFRGNVEGDDIYKGTTDVIVCDGFVGNVALKTSEGLAQMLSNIIKEEFGRSWLTKVMAVLALPVLLRFKKRVDHRQYNGAALLGLRSLVIKSHGSADAYAFEWAIKRGYDAVKNGVLDRLASAMEENAGSLEQATHTAQAARAVGGAGDAAAVAAAGVSASSDSDPASAGKPTREPTPEPTPADPANPASSSAGAVGSDGPASGPASDPVAGRTGRAGPYAASSSKA
- a CDS encoding beta-ketoacyl-ACP synthase III; the protein is MAQSTIYSRVLGTGSYLPPQRVSNQQLADRLAKQGIETSDEWIVARTGIHARHFAEPDVTTSDLSLFASQRAIEAADVDPQSIDLIIVATSTPDFVFPSTACLLQNKLGIRNNGAAFDVQAVCSGFAYAVATADSFIRSGQHRTALVVGAETFSRILDFNDRTTCVLFGDGAGAVVLQASNEPGVLANALHADGSYSNILCTPGNVNGGVVSGSAFLHMDGQAVFKLAVGVLEKVAVEALEKANLKAEEVDWLIPHQANIRIMQSTCRKLGLPQERMIVTVHEHGNTSAASIPLALDVAVRDGRIKRGHTVLIEGVGGGFTWGASVIRF
- the fabD gene encoding ACP S-malonyltransferase; this translates as MKFAFVFPGQGSQSVGMLNAFGDHPVVRETVQEASDALNQDIGKLIAEGPADDLNLTTNTQPVMLTAAYAIYRAWQAAGGPAPAIVAGHSLGEYTALVAAGALKFRDAVPLVRFRAQAMQTAVPVGVGGMAAILGLDDDTVRAACSEASSEGTVEAVNFNAPAQVVIAGHKAAVEKACEIAKAKGAKRALPLPVSAPFHSSLLKPASDQLRTYLANVEIEVPTISVINNVDVAIVREPAAIKDALVRQAAGAVRWVECVQTMAKEGVTQVFECGPGKVLAGLTKRIDGNLSGAAIVDPASLDEALKLANT
- the fabG gene encoding 3-oxoacyl-ACP reductase FabG; this encodes MEKTLDKQIAVVTGASRGIGRAIALELARQGATVVGTATSESGAQAITEAFREANLNGRGAVLDVNDAAAVEALIEGTVKEFGALNVLVNNAGITQDQLAMRMKDEDWDAVLDTNLKAVFRLSRAVLRPMMKARGGRIINITSIVGASGNPGQANYAAAKAGVAGMTRALAREIGSRGITVNCVAPGFIDTDMTRVLAEEQQAALKAQVPLGRLGAPEEIAYAVAFLASPQAAYITGVELHVNGGMYMS
- the acpP gene encoding acyl carrier protein; translated protein: MDNIEQRVKKIVAEQLGVAEAEIKNEASFVNDLGADSLDTVELVMALEDEFGMEIPDEEAEKITTVQQAIDYARANVKA